ATCCAGTACCCGATCACAGCCTTCGTCGTCCGCTGCGGGAGCACCTGGCGCGCCCCTGCGGTCGCGCTTCGCATCCGCATCGCCTCCGCGGGAGGCAGGCAATGGCGCAGGCTCTTACACTGGTCGATCCCGATGCCCTGGCAGGCAACCACCGCAAACCACAGGCAGGTTCCATGACTGATACAAGCCCCTCGACATCCCCAACCACCCCAATCGTCGCCTTCATAGGTGGCGGCAACATGGCGCGCAGCCTGATCGGCGGCATGATCGCGCGCGGCGCCGACCCGTCCCGCGTCCGCGTCGCCGATCCGGTGGCCGCCGTGCGCGAGGCGTTGTTCGCCGACTTCGGCGTGCAGGTCTTCCCCAGCGCCACCGAGGCGGTCGACCAGGCCAGCGTGTGGGTGCTGGCGGTGAAGCCGCAGGTAATGCGCGCCGTGTGCGCCGAGGTGGTGGACATTGCGCACAGCGCCCGGCCGCTGGCGGTCTCCATCGCCGCCGGGCTGTCCAGCACGCAGCTCTCGGCGTGGCTGGGCGGGGATGCGGCGGTGATCCGGGCGATGCCCAACACGCCCTCGCTGATCGGCGCAGGCATGACCGGGCTGTTCGCCAACGCGCAGGTCGACCCGACCCAGCGCGGTCAGGCCGAGCGCCTGTTGGACGCGGTCGGGCCGACGGTATGGA
The genomic region above belongs to Lysobacter avium and contains:
- the proC gene encoding pyrroline-5-carboxylate reductase encodes the protein MTDTSPSTSPTTPIVAFIGGGNMARSLIGGMIARGADPSRVRVADPVAAVREALFADFGVQVFPSATEAVDQASVWVLAVKPQVMRAVCAEVVDIAHSARPLAVSIAAGLSSTQLSAWLGGDAAVIRAMPNTPSLIGAGMTGLFANAQVDPTQRGQAERLLDAVGPTVWIEDEAQMDAVTAVSGSGPAYVFLFAEALQAAGVRQGLSAETARLLANQTLLGASRMLTERDEAAADLRRNVTSPGGTTHAAVETFEKGGLRELVDRAVAAAAARGRELSAANDD